From Cellulosimicrobium sp. ES-005, one genomic window encodes:
- a CDS encoding methyltransferase domain-containing protein, which yields MDHVDEWSALADAWARWWAPVAAPAQQAILDAAGVGPGSRVLDVGCGTGELVALALARGADAAGCDAAAGMIDVARRHSPGADLRVAQAERLPWPDDAFDLVTLVNALAFTDVARTLSECRRVGDLVAVATWAEDDRNDLTVLERAVAGEGHEPSDESREEGHLGALLAEHGFTVLAEGVADAPMVLADADEVVAAIMFGESDDLRAELRPDVLAAARPFRRPDGTYLLQNAFRWALARR from the coding sequence GTGGACCACGTCGACGAGTGGTCGGCACTGGCCGACGCCTGGGCGCGCTGGTGGGCGCCCGTCGCGGCCCCGGCCCAGCAGGCGATCCTCGACGCCGCGGGCGTCGGGCCCGGCTCGCGCGTGCTCGACGTCGGGTGCGGCACCGGCGAGCTCGTCGCCCTGGCCCTCGCCCGCGGCGCGGACGCGGCGGGCTGCGACGCCGCCGCCGGGATGATCGACGTCGCGCGCCGGCACAGCCCCGGCGCCGACCTGCGCGTCGCCCAGGCCGAGCGCCTCCCCTGGCCCGACGACGCGTTCGACCTCGTCACGCTCGTCAACGCCCTCGCGTTCACCGACGTCGCCAGGACGCTGAGCGAGTGCCGGCGCGTCGGCGACCTGGTCGCCGTCGCGACCTGGGCCGAGGACGACCGCAACGACCTCACGGTCCTCGAGCGGGCCGTCGCGGGCGAGGGCCACGAGCCGAGCGACGAGAGCCGCGAGGAGGGCCACCTCGGCGCGCTCCTGGCCGAGCACGGCTTCACCGTCCTCGCCGAGGGCGTGGCAGACGCGCCGATGGTGCTCGCGGACGCGGACGAGGTCGTCGCCGCGATCATGTTCGGCGAGTCGGACGACCTGCGCGCCGAGCTCCGCCCCGACGTCCTCGCCGCCGCCCGCCCCTTCCGCCGCCCCGACGGCACCTATCTCCTGCAGAACGCCTTCCGCTGGGCCCTGGCCCGCCGCTGA